The Primulina eburnea isolate SZY01 chromosome 6, ASM2296580v1, whole genome shotgun sequence genome contains a region encoding:
- the LOC140835231 gene encoding protein SIEVE ELEMENT OCCLUSION B-like, with the protein MASQDVFPKTKNVTFATEKVQPAKSPIINGLVKDFETDQRLRPSHEMEHNIINPLQLSAPVPGRGQLMKGGGERAFFSADDSALTKQILGTHSPEIEDFDVKPVLFIVEDIINLAKPLTADSTAVAPIRAYLDTLDNKVISSSYHDTVTQSSYHDTITQSSNHDTEIVQLMAFPINKVSSEIICKCTSGTEAHSLTMDLLKSLSNYSWDAKVVITFAAFSINYGEFWLVEQLHTKNPLAKNIATLKDLPSTMEHSSDLRKKFVAVVELLTAITKVTHCIIEFKELPSLYISRESPEVEAATAHIPIAVYWVIRSLLVSASVLLNLIGTGNEYISSTAESWEISSLAHKLSVMMEHLQKQLQICKGLIDRKKTEDSYTAFKKLMEVAHIDNMKVLRAMICATDDQRPLYDGSKRFNERLDGLRAKYVLLLISDLDLPHEELNVLHMIYNQQQIRHEYEVLWLPIVNQTNSLSQSQEIQFKELKNNNMPWYSVDHPSLIEQVAIRYIQEVWKFVHMPMLVVLDPQGKPSNLDALPMMWIWGSLAFPFTKTREVALWSENTWNIGLLADSIDPRIPDWIRDNKVICLYGGEDIDWIRRFTVSARAAANALNVPLEMLYVGKRNPKDKVRRCHEIIDREKLSHIFSLKEYYDYVWYFWMRLWSMWNSKKNTALKVDDDHVMQQIMDLMTFDSSDQGWAVFSQGNSEMTKGKGDIVLPVLEAYNTWGYKVDHPGKFVSVLDAEIRAIHPEHHCNRLILPGHAGYIPERVVCSECGKIMDKYVMYRCCTD; encoded by the exons ATGGCTAGCCAGGACGTGTTTCCTAAGACAAAGAATGTTACATTTGCCACCGAAAAGGTGCAACCTGCTAAATCTCCGATCATCAATGGGCTCGTGAAGGATTTTGAAACTGATCAACGGTTAAGGCCAAGCCATGAAATGGAACACAACATCATCAACCCCCTGCAACTGAGTGCGCCGGTGCCTGGTAGAGGCCAGCTCATGAAAGGTGGGGGGGAACGTGCCTTCTTTTCGGCAGATGATAGTGCACTTACCAAGCAAATTCTCGGAACCCATTCTCCAGAAATCGAAGATTTTGATGTCAAACCGGTTCTTTTCATAGTGGAGGATATCATCAACCTGGCAAAACCTTTGACTGCTGATTCTACTGCT GTTGCTCCAATTCGAGCCTATTTGGACACGCTTGATAACAAGGTCATCTCCAGTTCCTACCATGATACTGTCACTCAAAGTTCTTACCATGATACCATCACTCAAAGTTCTAACCACGACACTGAAATAGTTCAACTAATGGCATTTCCCATCAACAAGGTTTCCAGTGAG ATAATATGCAAATGTACTTCCGGAACAGAAGCGCATTCACTAACCATGGACCTCCTAAAATCACTATCAAACTACTCATGGGATGCCAAGGTGGTCATTACCTTTGCTGCTTTCTCCATCAACTATGGCGAGTTCTGGCTCGTTGAGCAACTTCACACCAAAAATCCACTAGCCAAGAATATTGCCACACTCAAAGATTTACCTAGCACAATGGAACATTCCAGTGATTTGAGAAAGAAATTTGTGGCAGTAGTTGAGCTCTTAACTGCAATAACGAAGGTGACCCACTGTATTATAGAATTCAAGGAGCTTCCATCTCTGTACATTAGCCGCGAATCACCAGAAGTGGAGGCTGCCACTGCTCATATTCCAATAGCTGTTTATTGGGTCATAAGGAGTCTTCTGGTCAGTGCATCCGTTCTCCTGAACCTTATCGGCACTGGTAACGA GTACATCTCGTCAACTGCTGAGTCATGGGAGATatcaagtttggcccataagcTCTCAGTCATGATGGAGCACCTACAAAAGCAACTGCAGATTTGCAAGGGCTTAATCG ATAGGAAGAAGACTGAAGATTCGTACACTGCATTCAAAAAACTTATGGAGGTTGCTCACATTGACAATATGAAAGTATTGAGGGCGATGATTTGTGCCACGGATGATCAAAGGCCACTCTATGATGGTTCTAAAAGATTTAAT GAAAGGCTCGACGGACTGAGGGCAAAGTATGTACTACTGCTGATTTCAGATCTCGACCTGCCTCACGAAGAACTAAATGTCCTTCATATGATCTACAACcaacaacaaataaggcatGAGTACGAGGTTTTATGGCTTCCCATTGTCAACCAAACAAACTCACTTTCCCAATCACAGGAGATACAATTTAAGGAACTGAAGAACAATAATATGCCATGGTATTCAGTGGACCACCCTTCACTGATTGAACAGGTAGCCATCAGATACATCCAAGAGGTCTGGAAATTTGTCCACATGCCGATGCTCGTAGTATTGGATCCACAGGGGAAACCATCCAATCTTGACGCTTTACCCATGATGTGGATTTGGGGTAGTTTGGCTTTCCCCTTCACTAAAACCAGGGAGGTGGCTCTCTGGTCAGAAAACACCTGGAACATCGGACTGTTAGCAGATTCCATTGATCCACGAATTCCAGACTGG ATCAGGGACAACAAAGTGATATGCTTGTACGGAGGGGAGGACATTGATTGGATCCGTAGGTTCACTGTGTCAGCCAGAGCAGCTGCTAATGCCCTAAACGTACCTCTGGAAATGCTATATGTCGGTAAGCGCAACCCAAAGGATAAAGTCCGACGGTGCCATGAAATAATCGATCGAGAGAAACTGAGCCACATCTTCTCGCTCAAGGAATACTATGACTATGTCTGGTACTTCTGGATGAGGCTGTGGAGCATGTGGAACTCCAAGAAAAACACTGCCTTGAAGGTGGATGACGACCATGTGATGCAGCAGATCATGGACTTGATGACATTTGACAGCAGTGACCAAGGGTGGGCAGTTTTTAGCCAGGGAAACAGTGAGATGACGAAGGGAAAAGGTGACATAGTGCTGCCAGTTTTAGAAGCTTACAATACTTGGGGGTATAAGGTGGATCATCCTGGCAAGTTTGTGAGCGTGCTAGATGCAGAGATACGTGCTATCCACCCTGAACACCACTGTAACCGCCTGATCCTGCCAGGGCATGCTGGATATATCCCCGAGCGGGTGGTTTGCTCAGAGTGTGGCAAGATCATGGATAAGTATGTCATGTACAGATGCTGCACCGACTAG